GGTCGGTCGCGGCCTGGCAGCCGGCAAAAAAGAGGATCAGCAGGAGGTATCGCATGGCATGGAGGGGCGAGGCAAGTAGGGGCGCACGGCCGTGCGCCCGTTCGGTGAGGGTTAGCGCGAACCTGTGGCGGGGCGCACGGCCGTGCGCCCGTACGTCAGGCGGTCGAGGAAGTCGGCGACGAGGTCGGGATGGTCAGCCGCGACGTTAAATCGTTCATAAGGATCCTGCTGGAGGTTGTACAGCTCGGGCTCGCCGGCGCAGCTATCGGCGTCGTCGCAGAGGCGGAATTTCCAGGTCGCGTCGCGCACGCCCTGGAGGCGATCCTCCCGAAAATAATACAGGTAGTCGTGCGGCGAGGGGGCGTCGTTCGCGAGAAAATCCCCTAGATCCCGGCCATCTAACGGGTTGGGCGCGGCGGCGGGGTCGACGCCGGCATAGGCCAGCAGCGTCGGAAAGAGGTCCATCGCCGAGGCCATGCCGGTGCGGACGGCACCGGGCGGCAGCCGTCCCGGCCAGGACACGATGCCCGGGACACGCATGCCTCCTTCGAGCGTGAGTCGTTTATTGCCCCGGAAAGGGCCGTTGGAGCCGACATCGGTCTGGACGATCCGGTCATCGGTGAAGAACCGGGGGGAGGCTACGTTGGCGCCGTTGTCGCTGGTGAAGATCACGATGGTATTATCGCGCCGGCCGGTTTCTTCCAGCGTGCGTACGATTTCGCCGACGCTCCAGTCGATCTCTTCCACCACATCCCCATACCGACCGCCCGCGGAGACGCCGGCGAAGGCCCCGGAGCGGTAGACCGGCACGTGGGGCATCGGATGGGGGAGGTAGAGGAAGAAGGGGGCGTCGCCGGCATTCTGAATGAAGCGAACGGCTTCCTCGGTGAGCCGGCGGGTGAGGGTGGATTGATCGAGGGGGTATTCATCCACGGGCTCGTTACCCCGCCAGAGGCGGAGCGGCACATTGGTGTCTACCCACGGCCGCATCATGTCGTTGCTGTAGAGGAGGCCATGGAAGGCTTCGAATCCGTGGTCGGTGGGCCGATACCCGGGCGCGGATCCCAGGTGCCATTTTCCGAAGAGGGCGGTCTGGTAGCCGGCGCTTTGCAGCGCTTCTGCCAGTGTCCATTCTGTTGTGGGGAGGCCTGTGGTATCCTCGGGGAAGAAGACGCCCGTCACACCGGACCGGATCGGGTAGCGTCCGGTGAGTAGCGCGGCGCGCGCGGGGGTGCAGACGGGGGCGGCCGAATAGAAGGCGGTCAGCTTGACGCCGACGCGCGCGAGGGCGTCGATGTGGGGCGTGTGGATGGTCGGGTGGCCGTAGGTCCCGAGGTCGCCGTACCCGAGGTCGTCGGCATAGATGAGGACGATGTTTGGCGCCGACCCTTCCCGGCGGCAACCGGTGGTCAGAACGAGGAGGAGGATCGAATAGCTAAGGAGCGCGCGCATTATCTGAGGGCGTACACGATCAACTGGGCGACAATCACGCACCCCATGCAGATGCCGGCGAACAGGGCCGTCTTGATGATCCAGTGGTATTTTCGCGCGTAATGCCAGCTGATCACCATCCCGATTGCGAGCGCTAGTACCACGGCAAGCCGTTCCTCGATCCCGTTTCGCTGGTCGATGAGTTCGGGTAGAACGACGAGTGCTCCGACAGCGCCGGCGAGGATGTCGGACACTTTGATTTCTTTTTTCACGTACGGGCGGTTGTGGGGTTGTGACGGCGTCGGCGAGCAAGTGGTCAGGCGTAAAGTATCGTGCAACTGGCGGGTAAGCAACCCGGACCTTTCCGGTTCCGACAGACGGATTTTGGTATGAAGCGTTTCGCGGAGCACGGTCGTGGGTTTCAGTTCCAGCGTGGGTTGCTCGCTCCGTCAACCCGAAGTACTTTGGGATGATTCCGGGGAAGGGTTCAAGGTTCCGGGTGTAAGGTTTAAGGGGTGGGTCCTGGTCTTTCCAATTCAACCAGCGTTTTCCGATGAGTAGAGCTTCCGCCGATACCCTGTTTGCCGCGCTCCAGGACGTTGTCGGCGATCGTGTTTCATGCGTTGAAACGGACATCGAGAGCCACAGCGGCGATCATTCCGCGTACAAGCCCGTGCGCCCGGACGTGGTCTGTTACCCCGAGTCCGCCGCCGACGTCGTGGCGATCGCCCGGTGCTGTCAGCGGATGGAGACGCCGCTGGTGGCCTACGGGGCCGGCAGTTCGCTCGAGGGACACGTGCTGCCGGTTCGGGGCGGTGTGAGCCTGGACATGCAGCGGATGAACCGGGTGGTGCGGGTGGATGTGGAAGATGCGGACTGTACGGTGCAGGCCGGGGTTCGGCGGAAGCAGCTGAATACCGAGCTGGAAGGCACGGGGCTCTTTTTCCCCGTGGACCCCGGCGCCGACGCGACGCTGGGGGGGATGGCGGCGACGCGGGCGAGCGGCACGAGTTCGGTGCGATATGGTACGATGCGCGACAACGTCATTGCTCTGCAAGTGGTGCTGGCGGACGGCCGGCTCATCGAAACCGGCTCGCGGGCCCGGAAGTCGGCCTCGGGCTACGACCTCACGCGCCTTTTCGTGGGGTCGGAAGGGACGCTTGGTGTGATCACGGAAGTGACGTTGCGGCTCTACCCGGTTCCCTCGCACTTCGTCGCGGCGGTGGCGGCATTTTCTACCCTCGCTGAGGCCGTGGCCGTGGTAGTCCAGGTGCGCCGGGCCGGCCTCCCCATCGCGCGCATTGAACTTCTTGACGCGTTGATGATGCGAGGTATCAATACCTACGCGGGGATGAGCTATCCGGAAGCGCCGACGTTGTTCATGGAATTCAGCGGAGGGGAAGAGGAGGTTCGGCGTCAGCGGGAGTGGGTGGAGCGTCGGGTGTGGGCCGGCGGTGGTACATCGTTCACCTGGGCCTCCGATGCGGAGGAGCGGGCGGCGTTGTGGCATGCGCGGCACAACGCGCATTACGCGGCCAAGGGGCTCCGCCCCGGCGCCCGTTCGAAGGGCACGGATGTTTGCGTCCCCCTGTCGAAGTTGACCGAGTGCCTGGCGCGGGTTGAGCAGGATATGGCCGGGACCTTTTTGATGGCGCCGCTCGTGGGGCACGTCGGGGATGGAAATTTCCACCTTCAGTACCTCATCGATCCCGCAAAACCGGAAGAAGTGGCCGAATCCGAGCGGTTGCACGAACGGCTGGTGCGGCATGCGCTGGAGCTTGGCGGCACGTGTTCGGGGGAACACGGGGTTGGATTGGGCAAGACGCGCTTCATGCAGGCGGAGCACGGCGAAGCCCTGGGGGTGTTGCAGGCGATTAAGGAGGCGCTGGATCCGCAGGGGTTACTCAATCCAGGCAAGATGTTGCCGCCACGCGGGTAGACCAACCGTTTAGGTAACGACGGCTCGGATTTCGCCGGCGAGCGTATACACATTGTCCGCATTCCTGCGGCTCCGGACAAAAGAAACCCGCACTATACTGTTACGATTATCGTATCATGGGCCGTCCGTTCGCAAGGCATGCCTGCAGGTGTATCGTGGGAATACGCGTTTGCGAAGAACAGGAGGCACCCCCTCGCGCGGCCGCAAAGCCCCCGCGCAACCTCACTGGAAGAAGTTATAAGATGCAGGGCGTGCCGGAAGGCACGCACAGATAGGAGCGAATACATGGCGATGAATAGTGATACGATGCACTTCGTGAAGGCCTTCTTACGCAACCCGGTCAGTGTGGGGTCGATCGTGCCGAGTGCTGCGGAACTGGCCGAAGCCATGATGGATGGGATGCGCCTCGCGGCGGGTGATGTCGTGATCGAGCTGGGCCCCGGTACGGGCGCCTTCACCCGGTGTATTCACCGCATGTTACCCCCCGGGGCTCACTACCTGGGCATCGAGTGTGAGGGTCGATTTGTGAGCCTGCTGCGGGCGCGGTTTCCAGACTTTGCTTTTGTACAGGGCCTTGCGGAGGATGCCTCTCGCCACGTCCGAGATGCCGGCCTCGGGCGGGTCAAGCTCATCATATCGAGTCTCCCCTTTGCAAGCCTCCCCTCCGTCGTACGCACGGCGATTATCTCCGGGATTGACGACATGATGACACCGGGCTGTGTATTCCGGACATTCCAGTATGTACATGCGTACCCGTTACCGACCGCCGTGCGCTTTCGCCGTAGCATGGAAGAGCGCTTTGGCGCGTATCAGCGGAGCCCGGCCGTGCTCCCGAACGTCCCGCCGGCGTTTGTCCTGACCTGGATCAAGAGCGGTCCGACAGAGGCCAAGGGGGTGTTCGCCCCAACTTTTTCGCCTCGGGAACTCCCCTTTCCCGGCTAGGTACAGAAGGGCATGAAACGATGTCTCTGATAGCTCATCCAGAAGGGTGGAGGGATTAGGCCCTGTGAAACCCTGGCAACCGCCTGGCTACTTTTTGGCCGGGATAGGTGCTACGTCCTACCTCAGGTGAGGGAAGATGAGCGGGAGAGAGTGTTACGCTGAAGCGTTCGCGCTTGCGGCTGTCCTCTTCCGCCACCATACGGGAGGGGTTTTTTTATGCCCCTGCACTGTCTTTAGGACTCCCGAGTCTTTCGCACTTCTGAGTGAGCGTCGCCCATCGGTGAGAAACGCCGGAACGTTTTTCACCCTGTCGTGGACCGTGCATGCTCCAAACGCTGATTCTACCTGAATTTACGCTGGAATCGGGCCAGACGCTCCGGCAGGTCCCCGTAGCCTACCAGACGTGGGGGACGCTGAACGAGGCGCGCGACAACGCGATCGTCGTCTGCCACGCCCTCACCGGCAACACCGCCATCGACGACTGGTGGGGCGGTCTGCTCGGCCCGGGTAAAGCGCTCGATCCCCACTGCTCGTTTATTGTGGCCGCCAATGTCCCCGGGTCGCCGTACGGTTCTGTTTCGCCTCTTACCCGGGATCCTGAGACAGGCCGGCTGTATGGTCCCGACTTCCCCATTTTCTCCATTCGCGACTCCGTGCAGCTGCACCGCCGGCTGTTGGATGTGTTGGGGGTGGCGCGTGTAAGCCTGGTGATCGGTGGCTCGATGGGAGGGATGCAGGTGTTGGAGTGGGCC
Above is a genomic segment from Rhodothermales bacterium containing:
- a CDS encoding sulfatase; the protein is MRALLSYSILLLVLTTGCRREGSAPNIVLIYADDLGYGDLGTYGHPTIHTPHIDALARVGVKLTAFYSAAPVCTPARAALLTGRYPIRSGVTGVFFPEDTTGLPTTEWTLAEALQSAGYQTALFGKWHLGSAPGYRPTDHGFEAFHGLLYSNDMMRPWVDTNVPLRLWRGNEPVDEYPLDQSTLTRRLTEEAVRFIQNAGDAPFFLYLPHPMPHVPVYRSGAFAGVSAGGRYGDVVEEIDWSVGEIVRTLEETGRRDNTIVIFTSDNGANVASPRFFTDDRIVQTDVGSNGPFRGNKRLTLEGGMRVPGIVSWPGRLPPGAVRTGMASAMDLFPTLLAYAGVDPAAAPNPLDGRDLGDFLANDAPSPHDYLYYFREDRLQGVRDATWKFRLCDDADSCAGEPELYNLQQDPYERFNVAADHPDLVADFLDRLTYGRTAVRPATGSR
- a CDS encoding FAD-linked oxidase C-terminal domain-containing protein translates to MSRASADTLFAALQDVVGDRVSCVETDIESHSGDHSAYKPVRPDVVCYPESAADVVAIARCCQRMETPLVAYGAGSSLEGHVLPVRGGVSLDMQRMNRVVRVDVEDADCTVQAGVRRKQLNTELEGTGLFFPVDPGADATLGGMAATRASGTSSVRYGTMRDNVIALQVVLADGRLIETGSRARKSASGYDLTRLFVGSEGTLGVITEVTLRLYPVPSHFVAAVAAFSTLAEAVAVVVQVRRAGLPIARIELLDALMMRGINTYAGMSYPEAPTLFMEFSGGEEEVRRQREWVERRVWAGGGTSFTWASDAEERAALWHARHNAHYAAKGLRPGARSKGTDVCVPLSKLTECLARVEQDMAGTFLMAPLVGHVGDGNFHLQYLIDPAKPEEVAESERLHERLVRHALELGGTCSGEHGVGLGKTRFMQAEHGEALGVLQAIKEALDPQGLLNPGKMLPPRG